TCGGGAGCGCGGCCGTCGAGGGAGCCGCCGTCGAGGGCGACGCCGGCACCGCCGCGCGCGGCCGGGCGACCACGAGCATCCGCCGCGCCTACCTCGCCCTCCTCGGCGCGGGCGTGTGCGCGCAGCTGCTCCTCAACGCCGGGCCCGTCGTCATCGCGGCGCTCGACCGCACGGTGGGCACGGCCGGCGCGTTCCAGGCCACGTTCAGCGTCGCCCGCGTCCCGCTGTTCATGCTCGTGCCGCTGCAGGGGCTCATCGTCCCGCCGCTCGTCGCCTACGTGCGACGCGGGGAGACGGCCGCCCTGATCCGGCGCATGTCGCTCCTCGCGGCGGCCATCGCGGGCCTCGGCGTGGTCGCGGGCGTCGTCGCGGCGCTCGCGGGCCCGGCCGTGATCGAGCTCGTGTTCGGGGAGGGCCGCTCGCTGCCCGCCCTCGACGTGGGGATCCTCGTGCTCGGCGTCTTCGCGCACGTGGGCCTCGTCATCGGCACGCAGGCGCTCATCGCCACCGACCGGCACCGCGACTCGTCGCTCGCGTGGGCGACCGCCCTCGTGTCGGCCGCCACGGCGACCGCGCTGCTCCAGGGCCCGCTCGGCTGGGCCACCGCCATCGCGGCCGGCTTCGGCGCCGGCTCGCTCATCGGCTGGATCACGGCGCTGCTGCGGCTGCGCGCCGTGGGGACCCGGCAGGTCCGCCTCGCGCGGACGGACACCCACAAGGAGACCCCATGACCGACGTCGTCATCGCCCTGACCTACTACGCCCCCTACGTGAGCGGCCTCACCAACGTGGCCCGCGACGTGGCGGAGGGGCTGGTCGAGCGCGGCCACCGGGTGACGGTGGTCACCACGCGGCACGACGCCGCGCTGCCCGCGGAGGAGACGATCGCGGGGGTGCGCGTCGTGCGCACGCCCGTGCTCCTGCAGCTCGGGAAGGGCGTCATCAGCCCGTCCTTCATCCCGACGGTGCTGCGCGAGTCGCGGCACGCGGGCGTGCTCAACATCCACGCGCCCATGGTCGAGGCCGGGCCGCTCGCGTGGCGCGCGTCGCGGATCACGCGGGTCGTCACCACGTACCACTGCGACGTGGACCTCCCGAGCGGGCTGGTGAACGCCGTGCAGCGCACCGTCATGGACCGCTCCAGCGTGCTCGCCGCCCGCAGCTCCGCCCGCGTGGTCGTCACAAGCGACGACTACGCCGACCACTCCCGCATCCGGGCCGCGCTCAGCCGGCGGCGCGCGGTGATCCCGCCCGGCTGCCACGACCGCAGCGGCGGCCGCCCGTCCTTCCGCGAGACGGACGGCCTGCACGTCGGCTTCCTCGGGCGCATCGTGGAGGAGAAGGGCATCGAGTACCTGGTGGAGGGCTTCACCGCCCTCGACCGGCCGGACGCCCGGCTCATCATCGGCGGCGACTTCTCGCGCGTCGCGGGCGGCTCCGTCATCGACCGGGTCAAGGAGCGCATCGCCGGCGACGACCGGATCCGCCTGCTCGGCTTCGTCGCCGACGAGGACGTGCCCGACCTCTACGCCTCCGTCGACGCGTTCGCGCTCACGTCCGTCAACGCGTTCGAGGCCTTCGGCATCGTGCAGGTGGAGGGGATGATCGCCGGCGTGCCCGCGATCGCGTCCGACCTCCCGGGCGTGCGGCAGCCCGTGCGCACCACGGGCTTCGGCGTGGTGGTGCCGCCCCGCGACGCCGC
This is a stretch of genomic DNA from Clavibacter zhangzhiyongii. It encodes these proteins:
- a CDS encoding glycosyltransferase family 4 protein, with product MTDVVIALTYYAPYVSGLTNVARDVAEGLVERGHRVTVVTTRHDAALPAEETIAGVRVVRTPVLLQLGKGVISPSFIPTVLRESRHAGVLNIHAPMVEAGPLAWRASRITRVVTTYHCDVDLPSGLVNAVQRTVMDRSSVLAARSSARVVVTSDDYADHSRIRAALSRRRAVIPPGCHDRSGGRPSFRETDGLHVGFLGRIVEEKGIEYLVEGFTALDRPDARLIIGGDFSRVAGGSVIDRVKERIAGDDRIRLLGFVADEDVPDLYASVDAFALTSVNAFEAFGIVQVEGMIAGVPAIASDLPGVRQPVRTTGFGVVVPPRDAAAITRALEEIEARTDDVPAMAARAKELYGVDAVTTAYEELFASLAR